GCTACTACCTGGTGGGCGGCAGGGCGAGCAGGGCATTCGACATGCAGAATGCATCCGCCACGGGCATGCGTTTTTTGCCGTGGCCCGCGCCCCAAGAATCGGTGTAGATGATTTCCTTGGTTTTGTTGTTATAACCAATGATCAGGCGCATGTGACCTCCAAAACTCTGGGGGAGATTCCCCTCTTTAAACATACCCAACTGCAAACACCAACCAACGGGCAGCCCCTGGTCGATGTATTCCTGGATCTTCGATTGGAAACGTGAGAAACTCGATTTACTGGTCATCACCTCACGGTAGCTTGCCGGATCGCAGCGGCGGAAGAACTGATCCATACTGACGACTCCTTTTTCATAATCGCAGGGAAACTCGGTTTTGCCCTTTTTCTTGGCGATCCTGTTATAGCTTTTAACATCGCGGGCAAACTCTTTGAGGCCCAGGTTGTAGTTGCGGATCATGCGATCATAGTCCTGGTTGCTGGCGTCATCCGTGGGCATTTTATCCGCAAGCCCCTTGGGATACTCATAGAGTACCAGCACACGGGAGTGCACGTGTCGGGTCACCTTCTTCAGGGCGGCTACCATTTCCCCCAATGTCGTTCCGCTGCTAGGTCCGGTCCCGGCAATCTGCGCCAGCTCGTGCTGGTCAATTTCGAGTCCATAATATTGATAGACACGCGCAGCCGAGGCCACAGCACAGTATCCTTTCCGGCCCTGGTCAACCATCGGCACCCCCTGGATGAAAACATCACCCGTGTCCTTGTTCTTCATGACATGGTCCGTCAGCGACGAGCGGTTGGCCATGCCCTCGGACTCCGCGTCCTTTGACTTCATCCGGATACGCAGGAAATCAGGCGTTTTGCCGTCCGAACTGAAACTCTTCTCAAG
The Akkermansiaceae bacterium DNA segment above includes these coding regions:
- a CDS encoding C39 family peptidase, giving the protein MKIFSHRIGLLLVLCLSGVSLDARTFTDNQGRKIDASVVSVKGGEVELKLDEGGKIYLVPIAKLSDADRNYLKLWVETQGSGDKEKAEDKKPEKPPGKKPGKKRGKKESAEEKRKRLQKLLDQSKPLKLEELVLNKDIWKMTTSDFVDKYKKNGFVYMSAAKNDLRAEGKGFTVFGKTAGEVIVRSENGLISRISISMFNRGDNGNMSVSAFNKTFDGLLTSLNEKTGVTPSDESKTGAVKVERRLWKWEESAILLEKSFSSDGKTPDFLRIRMKSKDAESEGMANRSSLTDHVMKNKDTGDVFIQGVPMVDQGRKGYCAVASAARVYQYYGLEIDQHELAQIAGTGPSSGTTLGEMVAALKKVTRHVHSRVLVLYEYPKGLADKMPTDDASNQDYDRMIRNYNLGLKEFARDVKSYNRIAKKKGKTEFPCDYEKGVVSMDQFFRRCDPASYREVMTSKSSFSRFQSKIQEYIDQGLPVGWCLQLGMFKEGNLPQSFGGHMRLIIGYNNKTKEIIYTDSWGAGHGKKRMPVADAFCMSNALLALPPTR